From the Chryseobacterium fluminis genome, the window TCTGGATCATCTAATACAAGGTTTTTCTCACCTCATGCAGACCAGAAAGGTGGATGCCGTTATTGCTCTTGATGATTACGATGTAGAAAAAGCAGCCTTGATCCGGGAAACCTTCAGAATTCCAGGCATGGGACAGACTACCCATCGTTATTTCAGAGATAAACTGGCGATGAGGCAGAAAGCCAAAGATTCAGGAATCAGCGTGCCCGAATTTACAGCCGTTTTCAACAATGATGAGGTGAATCATTTTATTGACCGGATTCCGGGACCATGGGTTTTGAAACCCCGTTCCGAGGCTTCGGCATCAGGAATAAAAAAAGTTACCACCAAAGATCAGCTTTGGGAAGCATTAAACCAACTGGAAGAAGAGCGTCATCTGTTTTTATTGGAAAGTTTTAAACCGGGCGACGTTTTCCATGTTGACAGTTTGACATTCAATAAGGAAATTGTATTTACTTCCGCTTCAAAATATCTGGCTCCTCCTATGCAGGTTTCCCATGAAGGGGGTGTTTTCAGAACAAAAACTTTAGGCAGACATTCCGATGAATTTCAAGCCCTTGAAGAAGCAAATGCCAAAGTACTCCAGAGTTTCGGATTACTTAACGGCGCTACTCATACAGAGTTTATCCGGGGGAAAGAAGATGGAAAATGGTATTTTCTGGAAACCTCTTCAAGAGTGGGCGGTGCTCACATTCCTGACCTCGTGGAAGCTTCCAGCAATATTAACATCTGGAGAGAATGGGCAAAAATAGAGGATGCCCTGTTGAGGGGTAAACACTATAACGTGGCAAAACCTGCCGGATATTATTCAGGATTGATCGTCGCTTTGATAAAAGAAAAAAAACCGGATTATCATGAGTTTGAATGCGAGGAAGCCGTAAAATTCATCCCGATCGATTATCATATCGGTATTGTTTACCGATCAGATGATTCTGCGAAAATACAGGAACGTTTAGATCTGGCAGCAGAAAAAATTCATGCTCATTTTCTCAACATCATTCCTCCACAAAGCAAACCTACCAGCTAACCGTTATTTTCAATTAATCTCATCATATGCCTCATATAGAACACACAGATTATTATTCAAACCTATTAGGAATAAGCATTAAAGTCGAAATAACCGGACATTTCGGATATCCTGTTATTATGTTTCCGACTTCACAGGGACAGTATACTCAAAACCACGACTTCCATTTAAACGGAAGTGTCAACTGGTTTGTAGAACAGGGAAAAATTAAATTATATAATATCCAGACCATTGACAGCGAGAGTTTTTATAATGAGCAGATTCCTCCACAGCAGAGGATCCGAAATTACGAAAAGTATGTTCAGTTTCTGATCCAGGAATTTGTTCCATATATTCAGAAAATTCATAAAACACACCGGGTCGCTGTAGCAGGAGCAAGCTTCGGAGGATATCATGCTGCCAATTTTGCTTTTCGGTTTCCGGATGTTGTGTCACACTTATTCAGCCTGTCAGGTGCTTTCAGCATCAGAAATTTTATGGACGGATATTCTGACGAACTGGTTTATTTCAATTGTCCGAGGGAGTTTGTAAAAAATGACGAAGCCTGGAAATACAAGCATATGCATATTGTTTTAAGCACTTCCGACCAGGATATCTGTAAAGATAAAAATGTAGAAATGGCTGATATTTTAAGAGCCAAAGGAATTGATTGCTGGTATGATGAAAAAAATTGGATCAGCCACGACTGGCCCCTTTGGAGAATGGCTTTTCCAACATTTATCGGGGCTTTCTTTTCCTAGAATTTAATTTCAAATCATTAATATTAAAACAATAAAAAATACAATTATGGCAAAGAAAGTAGGAATTCTATTCGGTATGGAGGATACATTTCCCTGGGCTTTTATTGATAAAGTGAACGAATTGGGAAATGGGGAAATTACTGCAGAGGCAGTTACGATCGATAAGCTTGAACAGGGAGCAGATTATGGCTATGCAGTGATTATCGACAGGATTTCACAGGATGTTCCTTTCTACAGAGCCTATCTAAAGAATGCAGCGCTGAACGGAACGTATGTCATCAACAATCCTTTCTGGTGGAGTGCTGACGAAAAGTTTTTCAATAACGCATTGATGTCGAAACTGGGAATACCTCTCCCCAAAACAGTTTTACTTCCCTCATATGAAAGACCCACAGACACTTCCGAAACATCATTCAGAAATTTAAAATTTCCTCATGACTGGGAATATATCTTTGAATATGTAGGATTCCCTGCTTATATGAAACCCCATGATGGCGGAGGCTGGAAAAGTGTCTACCGCGTGGAAAACCCTGAAGATTTGTGGAATAAATTAAGTGAAACAGAGCAGCTGGTGATGATGGTGCAGGAAGAAATCGTGTTTGATGATTATTACAGAGTCTATTGTCTGGGACAGAAATACGTTCACATTATGCCTTACGAACCCAGAAATGACCATCATCTAAGATACGCTACGACTCACCAGACACAGGG encodes:
- a CDS encoding ATP-grasp domain-containing protein produces the protein MEKKTVVCISCYYKGYDFMDEMKELGNTIILVTSENLRDRNWPWHAIDEVFYMPEQKPSVWNLDHLIQGFSHLMQTRKVDAVIALDDYDVEKAALIRETFRIPGMGQTTHRYFRDKLAMRQKAKDSGISVPEFTAVFNNDEVNHFIDRIPGPWVLKPRSEASASGIKKVTTKDQLWEALNQLEEERHLFLLESFKPGDVFHVDSLTFNKEIVFTSASKYLAPPMQVSHEGGVFRTKTLGRHSDEFQALEEANAKVLQSFGLLNGATHTEFIRGKEDGKWYFLETSSRVGGAHIPDLVEASSNINIWREWAKIEDALLRGKHYNVAKPAGYYSGLIVALIKEKKPDYHEFECEEAVKFIPIDYHIGIVYRSDDSAKIQERLDLAAEKIHAHFLNIIPPQSKPTS
- a CDS encoding alpha/beta hydrolase-fold protein, translated to MPHIEHTDYYSNLLGISIKVEITGHFGYPVIMFPTSQGQYTQNHDFHLNGSVNWFVEQGKIKLYNIQTIDSESFYNEQIPPQQRIRNYEKYVQFLIQEFVPYIQKIHKTHRVAVAGASFGGYHAANFAFRFPDVVSHLFSLSGAFSIRNFMDGYSDELVYFNCPREFVKNDEAWKYKHMHIVLSTSDQDICKDKNVEMADILRAKGIDCWYDEKNWISHDWPLWRMAFPTFIGAFFS
- a CDS encoding ATP-grasp domain-containing protein; this encodes MAKKVGILFGMEDTFPWAFIDKVNELGNGEITAEAVTIDKLEQGADYGYAVIIDRISQDVPFYRAYLKNAALNGTYVINNPFWWSADEKFFNNALMSKLGIPLPKTVLLPSYERPTDTSETSFRNLKFPHDWEYIFEYVGFPAYMKPHDGGGWKSVYRVENPEDLWNKLSETEQLVMMVQEEIVFDDYYRVYCLGQKYVHIMPYEPRNDHHLRYATTHQTQGKKLEKLLKTIHDYTIKMNQALGYDFNTVEFAIRDGIPYAIDFCNPAPDADRNSVGEENFAWIVEHSAKLAIEKAKVYVPGKPNIAWGTFVKDSLKK